The following coding sequences lie in one Pseudomonas monsensis genomic window:
- a CDS encoding SDR family oxidoreductase has protein sequence MLNKKRVVVTGGGRDFGQAVSVWLAREGAHVDLCARQLASAQATCEIIQGEGGSARAYQCDIADAASVRAFAQSLQADERPIDILVLSAAQWLEGMLGEADSDEEITSTINSGLTGSITLTRALLPSLRRSDAADIMAMVSVCGVPQFTQSIAHPAFFAAKHGLSGFCQNMAHHLASEQIRVTGFYPPDFEVTGLDETVDPRGKLLNGRSIWETMRFVLTQPRSCHIDAVHFRGPTRESLQ, from the coding sequence ATGCTGAACAAAAAACGGGTTGTTGTAACCGGTGGCGGTCGCGATTTCGGCCAGGCCGTGTCGGTCTGGCTGGCGCGTGAAGGTGCTCATGTCGATCTGTGTGCGCGCCAATTGGCCAGCGCCCAGGCAACGTGCGAGATCATTCAGGGCGAGGGCGGTTCTGCCCGCGCCTACCAGTGTGATATCGCCGACGCGGCATCGGTACGCGCCTTCGCCCAGAGCCTGCAGGCAGACGAGCGTCCGATCGACATCCTCGTGCTCAGTGCGGCGCAGTGGCTCGAAGGGATGCTGGGCGAGGCTGACAGCGACGAAGAAATCACCTCGACCATCAACTCCGGCCTGACCGGCTCGATCACCCTGACCCGGGCGCTGTTACCGAGCCTGCGGCGCTCGGATGCCGCTGACATCATGGCAATGGTGTCGGTCTGTGGCGTCCCGCAATTCACCCAGTCCATCGCCCACCCGGCGTTCTTTGCCGCCAAGCATGGCCTGAGCGGTTTTTGCCAGAACATGGCGCATCATCTGGCCAGCGAGCAGATCCGCGTTACCGGGTTCTATCCGCCGGATTTTGAAGTGACCGGGCTGGATGAAACGGTCGACCCTCGCGGCAAGTTGCTCAACGGCCGTTCGATCTGGGAAACCATGCGCTTTGTGCTGACCCAGCCGCGCAGCTGTCACATCGACGCGGTGCATTTCCGCGGCCCGACCCGAGAGAGCCTGCAATGA
- a CDS encoding SDR family oxidoreductase yields MNTRKPLRIAITGVSRGLGKALSHALASRGHQVYGCQLAVDATTGAQGNPVLFNASVTEPDEMQQFAHAVGREGPVDIVVCNAGVITERKPAWEIAVEDWQRVMDVNVLGVVNTLHAFLPAMLDRRQGLFIAISSGWGRSASWGLGPYCASKFAVEGLIGSLIADMPEGVGAVALDPGNGVNTQMLSMCLPDEHEQYISPENWAEHAADYIVEHLYRKNISGSCTVPHPGL; encoded by the coding sequence ATGAACACCCGCAAACCGCTAAGGATCGCCATCACTGGCGTCAGTCGAGGATTGGGCAAAGCCCTGAGTCATGCGCTGGCTTCGCGCGGGCATCAGGTCTACGGATGCCAGTTGGCCGTTGACGCAACAACCGGCGCACAGGGCAATCCGGTGCTGTTCAACGCGTCGGTCACCGAGCCAGACGAGATGCAGCAGTTCGCCCACGCGGTCGGTCGCGAAGGCCCGGTGGACATCGTTGTCTGCAACGCCGGCGTGATCACCGAGCGCAAGCCGGCATGGGAAATCGCCGTGGAAGACTGGCAGCGCGTAATGGACGTCAACGTGCTCGGCGTGGTGAATACCCTGCACGCGTTCCTGCCTGCGATGCTCGACCGCCGGCAGGGTCTGTTTATCGCCATCAGTTCGGGCTGGGGACGCTCGGCCTCCTGGGGTCTGGGCCCGTACTGTGCCAGCAAATTCGCGGTTGAAGGGCTGATCGGCTCGCTCATCGCCGACATGCCCGAAGGGGTGGGCGCCGTTGCCCTCGATCCGGGCAATGGGGTGAACACCCAGATGCTGTCCATGTGTCTGCCGGATGAACACGAGCAATACATCTCGCCAGAAAACTGGGCAGAACATGCGGCCGATTACATCGTCGAGCATCTGTATCGGAAGAACATTTCCGGCAGCTGCACGGTTCCGCATCCAGGCCTCTGA
- a CDS encoding HAD family hydrolase — protein sequence MTTFKLGDVMAGKKLVFFDCDGVLLDSNGVKLAAVDHALAHYPQALRDRCKESFRLNFGRARHWHFEAFERLIAPRGPAARDFVAASIARYEDYLRSHYRCSAVVAGAPQLLALLQEQGVTCFVVSGGKEEEITEALGVSGIDRYMARIIGSPTAKIAAINALLEQHDCAAAQAVFLGDAIADAEAAIACKVPFIFVSGHALVDRSTLSARWPAGHWAVEVPDLRPDNPVVHFGAACQTVKEDY from the coding sequence ATGACCACGTTCAAGCTTGGCGATGTGATGGCGGGCAAGAAGCTGGTGTTCTTCGATTGCGACGGCGTATTGCTCGACTCCAATGGCGTGAAGCTGGCGGCTGTCGATCATGCGCTGGCGCATTATCCGCAGGCGCTGCGCGACCGCTGCAAGGAAAGTTTCAGGCTCAACTTCGGGCGTGCGCGACACTGGCACTTCGAGGCGTTTGAGCGCCTGATCGCCCCTCGCGGGCCGGCCGCCAGAGACTTCGTGGCCGCGAGCATTGCACGTTATGAAGACTACTTGCGCAGCCATTACCGCTGTTCTGCGGTGGTCGCCGGAGCACCGCAGTTACTGGCGTTGCTGCAAGAGCAGGGCGTGACCTGTTTCGTCGTGAGCGGCGGCAAGGAAGAGGAAATTACCGAGGCGTTGGGTGTCAGTGGGATTGATCGCTACATGGCGCGCATTATCGGTTCGCCGACCGCCAAGATAGCCGCGATCAACGCCTTGCTCGAACAGCATGATTGCGCGGCAGCGCAGGCAGTGTTTCTCGGCGACGCGATCGCTGATGCCGAGGCCGCCATCGCCTGCAAAGTGCCTTTCATCTTTGTCAGCGGTCATGCCCTGGTTGACCGTTCTACCCTGAGTGCCCGATGGCCTGCGGGTCATTGGGCGGTTGAGGTGCCTGATCTGCGGCCGGACAACCCGGTTGTGCATTTCGGTGCAGCCTGTCAGACAGTCAAGGAGGATTATTGA
- a CDS encoding homocitrate synthase, whose translation MTDRRQSFALMDCTFRDGGFQTDWRFSDAMARQYFGTCLATGVDIVELGYLNLDPGATTSYTGSYKALPESLTAQQRELINPGSMKVTVMIDAGQIVGQSPQAAARLIVAAVRRTPFRIDILRIAAKSNEVQASLALAQALAGHGLEVMLNLMQIGELPADELARILRRLDGEPLAALYFADSFGRLLPDQVHRLFRQGAEMTALPLGFHAHDNYGLAVANTHAALGAGARFADGTFAGLGRGAGNAPTETLALLKSEAHTMDACERFLAEHIEPLRAVANWGYSPTYRCQARHNVHPTYAQKLFEGAPLTCLERNDIIGRIAGHVGSHKFDLNILNQYT comes from the coding sequence ATGACCGATCGGAGACAGTCATTCGCGTTAATGGATTGCACCTTCCGTGACGGCGGGTTCCAGACCGACTGGCGGTTTTCCGATGCCATGGCCCGGCAGTACTTCGGTACTTGCCTGGCCACCGGCGTGGACATCGTCGAACTGGGTTACCTGAACCTCGATCCGGGTGCCACTACCTCATATACCGGTTCTTACAAGGCGTTGCCCGAGTCTTTGACGGCGCAGCAACGCGAACTGATCAACCCCGGCTCGATGAAAGTGACGGTGATGATCGACGCCGGGCAAATCGTCGGACAATCGCCACAGGCGGCTGCCCGGCTGATAGTGGCGGCCGTTCGGCGCACGCCGTTCCGCATTGATATTTTGCGCATCGCCGCCAAGAGCAATGAGGTGCAAGCGAGTCTGGCGCTGGCGCAGGCGCTGGCCGGGCATGGACTGGAAGTGATGCTCAATCTGATGCAGATCGGTGAGTTGCCGGCGGATGAGCTGGCGCGGATCCTGCGCCGTCTCGACGGCGAGCCGCTTGCCGCGCTGTATTTTGCCGACAGTTTCGGGCGCCTGTTGCCGGATCAGGTTCACCGCTTGTTCCGGCAGGGGGCAGAGATGACGGCTTTGCCACTGGGCTTTCACGCCCATGACAACTACGGGCTGGCCGTGGCGAACACGCACGCAGCGCTCGGGGCAGGGGCCAGGTTTGCCGACGGCACCTTCGCCGGTTTGGGCCGGGGTGCAGGGAACGCGCCTACCGAGACCCTGGCACTGCTCAAGTCTGAAGCGCACACGATGGACGCCTGCGAGCGTTTTCTGGCCGAGCATATCGAGCCGTTGCGAGCGGTGGCGAACTGGGGGTATTCACCGACCTATCGCTGCCAGGCGCGCCACAATGTTCATCCGACTTATGCGCAGAAACTGTTCGAAGGCGCGCCACTGACGTGCCTCGAACGCAACGACATCATCGGCAGGATTGCCGGGCATGTCGGCTCGCACAAATTCGATCTGAACATTCTCAACCAATACACGTGA
- a CDS encoding L-rhamnose mutarotase, which produces MKRFGFSIQLTSKEAVELYKKLHRQVPEQIAGDHGVLREIGLQRMSIYLLPPNTLFMQVEAHEQFDPLRDFSHALSFHPAVQAWDDQMHGEQNPLLKRIAGNDTELNWWRLEQVYDWTVDTAGNQK; this is translated from the coding sequence ATGAAGCGTTTTGGTTTTTCTATTCAGTTGACCAGTAAAGAAGCCGTTGAGTTGTATAAGAAGTTGCATCGTCAAGTGCCGGAGCAAATTGCCGGCGACCACGGTGTACTTCGCGAAATTGGTCTGCAACGCATGTCGATTTACCTGTTGCCGCCGAACACACTGTTCATGCAGGTTGAAGCCCACGAGCAATTCGACCCGCTGCGTGACTTCAGCCATGCCTTGTCTTTCCACCCGGCGGTGCAGGCATGGGATGACCAGATGCACGGCGAACAGAATCCGCTGTTGAAGCGCATTGCCGGTAACGACACCGAACTCAACTGGTGGCGTCTGGAGCAGGTCTACGACTGGACCGTCGATACGGCAGGCAACCAAAAATGA
- a CDS encoding dihydrodipicolinate synthase family protein translates to MTKAPIQGVLPVAILPYNTDLSLDTSALRLQIEHILHTGCDGVVIGQISEVSRLTAGERFKLAELIAEQTGDKGLAIMSTGGESIAQAVEYSRQAEQAGCDALLVMHPSMWALDDEQMYVYFANVIESVRIPVLVHHAKSLAKRPMSIAVQARLLETFGPQKVQFKPESAPTAPKVSLLRDATAGQARIFEGDGGMMLVDTYQRGLAGVIPATEIAEITVALWNALKVGDDKLARAIGYPLSYLMCHMMASIDCYLQLSKHLLKRRRLMSNTLIRPPVDFSMDPETLREVEKVYDQLLEFVTQ, encoded by the coding sequence ATGACGAAAGCTCCCATCCAAGGTGTCCTACCGGTCGCCATTCTTCCCTACAACACTGACCTTTCTCTGGACACTTCGGCCCTGCGTCTGCAAATCGAACACATCTTGCACACGGGGTGCGACGGCGTGGTCATCGGGCAGATTTCCGAGGTCTCGCGCCTGACGGCCGGCGAGCGTTTCAAACTCGCAGAATTGATCGCTGAACAAACCGGTGATAAGGGTCTGGCAATCATGAGCACGGGGGGTGAAAGTATCGCCCAGGCCGTGGAATACTCGCGCCAGGCCGAGCAGGCGGGTTGTGATGCACTGCTGGTCATGCACCCGTCAATGTGGGCGCTCGATGACGAACAGATGTATGTGTATTTCGCCAATGTGATCGAAAGCGTGCGCATTCCGGTGCTGGTGCATCATGCCAAGTCGCTGGCCAAACGGCCGATGTCGATCGCGGTTCAGGCGCGCTTGCTCGAGACCTTCGGCCCGCAAAAAGTGCAGTTCAAGCCGGAGTCTGCGCCAACCGCCCCGAAAGTGTCGCTGCTGCGTGACGCGACTGCTGGTCAGGCACGGATTTTCGAAGGCGACGGCGGCATGATGCTCGTCGACACCTATCAACGCGGGCTGGCGGGCGTGATTCCGGCCACGGAAATCGCCGAAATCACCGTGGCGCTGTGGAACGCATTGAAAGTTGGCGATGACAAACTCGCCAGAGCCATCGGCTACCCGCTGTCCTATTTGATGTGCCATATGATGGCCAGTATCGACTGTTACTTGCAGTTGTCGAAGCACCTGCTAAAACGTCGTCGATTGATGAGTAACACATTGATCCGCCCGCCAGTGGATTTCAGCATGGACCCGGAAACCCTTCGCGAAGTCGAAAAGGTTTATGACCAATTACTTGAATTCGTCACCCAGTAA
- a CDS encoding TetR/AcrR family transcriptional regulator produces the protein MVRRNRAEMIEDTRARLLAAGREAFTRLGYAQASMDDFTAGAGLTRGALYHHFGDKKGLLAAVVEQIDAEMEARLSAISDAAPDQWEGFWGRCRAFLQMAQEKDIQRIVLQEAPAVLGAVSVEEQQHCIASMREILRRLQLKGVVRELDAEALARLVYGALTEASLWIARAEEGTERLTQSLQTLKLMLQGVRVDPDR, from the coding sequence ATGGTTCGTCGAAACCGTGCCGAAATGATCGAAGATACCCGTGCCAGGTTGCTTGCGGCCGGCCGCGAGGCCTTTACGCGGCTGGGTTACGCCCAGGCGTCGATGGATGATTTCACGGCCGGAGCCGGACTGACGCGGGGGGCGCTTTATCACCACTTCGGTGACAAAAAAGGCTTGCTGGCGGCGGTGGTGGAGCAGATCGACGCCGAGATGGAGGCGCGCCTCTCGGCGATTTCCGATGCCGCGCCCGATCAATGGGAAGGTTTTTGGGGGCGCTGCCGGGCGTTTCTGCAAATGGCCCAGGAAAAAGATATTCAGCGCATCGTGTTACAGGAAGCGCCCGCCGTGCTTGGGGCGGTGTCGGTGGAAGAGCAACAGCATTGCATCGCTTCGATGCGCGAAATTCTGCGACGCTTGCAACTCAAGGGCGTGGTGCGCGAGTTGGACGCGGAGGCGTTGGCACGCCTGGTTTACGGTGCGCTGACCGAGGCTTCGCTGTGGATTGCGAGGGCCGAAGAGGGGACCGAACGCCTGACCCAGTCACTGCAGACTCTGAAGTTGATGTTGCAAGGGGTTCGTGTCGATCCCGACCGCTAA
- a CDS encoding MFS transporter has protein sequence MVNSYRELFTQPGTHGFALAGLVARFPLAMAGIGIITMLAMMRDNYALAGAVAATFALTLAVLAPQISRLVDRFGQRQVLPGAAAISCAGLLALPACAYWQLPDWTLFVGAVMSGFMPSMSAMSRARWTLIYRGTAKLNTAYALESVLDEVTFIVGPPLAVGLSVALFPEAGPLVTALLLAIGVYAFVSQRGSEPSVRATSGVPQTSMIRVGGIRILALLMVAMGMIVGTIDVVSVAFAQSQGQPVAASIVLSAYALGSCVAGLTFGAMKLQVPLSRLFLLCGLATAITTVPLLWASNVLGLSLAVLVAGVFFAPTLIVAMTLAEQMVAPERLTEALTWLISGLGVGVALGAAATGQVVDEFGARQGAIVALVAGLIVLGVALYGHRRLKPDMAIVAQAT, from the coding sequence ATGGTCAATTCTTACCGTGAACTGTTCACCCAACCTGGCACTCACGGTTTTGCCCTGGCGGGTCTGGTGGCCCGTTTTCCGCTGGCCATGGCCGGTATCGGCATCATCACCATGCTGGCGATGATGCGGGACAATTACGCGCTGGCGGGCGCCGTGGCGGCCACGTTCGCCCTGACGCTCGCGGTGCTGGCGCCACAGATCTCGCGGCTGGTCGACCGCTTCGGGCAACGCCAGGTACTCCCGGGCGCTGCAGCAATCAGTTGCGCCGGCCTGCTTGCACTGCCGGCCTGTGCCTACTGGCAGTTGCCGGACTGGACCCTGTTCGTGGGTGCCGTAATGTCGGGCTTCATGCCCAGCATGTCCGCGATGTCCCGGGCGCGCTGGACACTGATTTACCGCGGCACAGCGAAACTGAACACTGCCTACGCCCTGGAATCGGTGCTGGACGAAGTCACTTTTATTGTCGGCCCGCCACTGGCGGTGGGTCTGAGTGTGGCGCTGTTCCCCGAGGCTGGACCACTGGTGACGGCGTTGTTGCTGGCCATCGGGGTGTATGCCTTCGTCAGTCAGCGGGGTAGCGAACCATCCGTTCGGGCGACCTCCGGGGTGCCACAGACGTCGATGATTCGCGTGGGTGGCATTCGCATCCTTGCACTGTTGATGGTGGCCATGGGCATGATTGTCGGCACCATTGATGTGGTCAGCGTGGCCTTTGCCCAGTCTCAAGGCCAGCCCGTCGCCGCCAGTATCGTGTTGTCGGCATATGCCCTGGGTTCCTGCGTCGCCGGCCTGACGTTCGGGGCGATGAAACTGCAAGTGCCTTTATCGCGCCTGTTTCTACTGTGCGGGCTGGCGACGGCCATCACGACTGTGCCGTTGTTATGGGCCAGCAATGTGCTCGGGTTGTCACTGGCCGTACTGGTTGCGGGGGTGTTTTTTGCCCCGACCCTGATCGTGGCAATGACCCTTGCCGAACAGATGGTTGCGCCCGAGCGTCTGACCGAAGCATTGACCTGGTTGATTTCAGGGCTTGGCGTGGGCGTCGCGCTGGGCGCAGCGGCAACAGGTCAAGTCGTGGATGAATTCGGCGCCCGCCAGGGGGCGATCGTCGCGCTGGTCGCCGGCCTGATCGTGCTCGGCGTTGCGCTGTACGGCCATCGTCGCTTGAAACCGGACATGGCCATCGTCGCGCAAGCGACCTGA
- a CDS encoding bifunctional helix-turn-helix transcriptional regulator/GNAT family N-acetyltransferase: MSSTDLFQHADIVRSFNRFYTQQIGVLQEHLLQSEYSLTELRILYELASRGDLTSADLRQMLSLDAGYMSRLISGFEKKGLIQKVPSPTDARAALLHLTELGREILVPLEQASREQVVAMLQRLTEPQQQQLLGAMTLIQTLLQNHPDSTYVLRDPQPGDMGTVMQQQAALYSREYGWNSEFEALVAEVIAKYLRDFDPACERCWIAEKDGKVIGSVFVVRQDETTAKLRMLYVDASARGLGIGRRLVDECLRFARQIGYTRMTLWTTSNLTAARQIYQKAGFELVEEEAVNRFGKALVSQTWARDL, translated from the coding sequence ATGTCCAGCACCGATCTGTTCCAGCACGCCGACATCGTGCGCAGTTTCAACCGCTTCTATACCCAGCAGATCGGCGTGCTGCAGGAGCATCTGCTGCAGAGCGAATACTCGCTGACCGAGCTGCGCATCCTTTATGAACTGGCTTCGCGTGGTGACCTGACCAGCGCCGACCTGCGCCAGATGCTGAGCCTGGATGCCGGCTACATGAGCCGCCTGATCAGCGGTTTCGAGAAGAAGGGCCTGATCCAGAAAGTCCCTTCGCCCACCGATGCCCGCGCAGCTCTACTGCACCTCACCGAGCTGGGCCGGGAAATCCTCGTCCCCCTTGAACAAGCTTCCCGCGAACAAGTGGTCGCCATGCTTCAGCGCCTGACCGAGCCGCAGCAACAACAATTGCTCGGCGCCATGACACTGATCCAGACGCTTTTGCAGAACCACCCGGACTCGACCTACGTGCTGCGTGATCCGCAACCCGGCGACATGGGCACGGTGATGCAGCAGCAGGCCGCCCTCTATAGCCGTGAGTACGGCTGGAACTCGGAATTCGAAGCGTTGGTGGCCGAGGTCATCGCGAAATACCTGCGTGACTTCGACCCGGCTTGCGAGCGCTGCTGGATCGCCGAGAAGGACGGCAAGGTTATCGGCTCGGTATTCGTCGTGCGACAGGATGAAACCACCGCGAAACTGCGCATGCTCTACGTTGACGCCAGTGCCCGGGGACTGGGCATCGGCCGTCGCCTGGTTGATGAGTGCCTGCGCTTTGCCCGGCAGATCGGTTACACACGAATGACCCTGTGGACTACCAGCAACCTGACGGCGGCGCGCCAGATTTATCAGAAGGCGGGGTTTGAATTGGTGGAAGAGGAGGCGGTCAACCGTTTCGGCAAGGCACTGGTCAGCCAGACGTGGGCACGTGATTTGTAG
- a CDS encoding AraC family transcriptional regulator, protein MDKRNWIELSQDVDTGIESIRAHFQGHAYDPHWHDSFLVGVTEQGVQQFNCRRVRHRSTPGQVFLLEPGEIHDGQAPTDDGFTYSMLYLDPHWLERELHALFEDAPANTQPGFADTLSQDPRLSTAINQAFHALHDGDLRIVRQTAIDSLLASLTRHLDWRKRQDFDPRLPLVAQVARDYLHAHAFDDIGLDQLANACKVDRFRLTRAFKAAFGLAPHAYLIQLRLAKARQLLARGESPAQVASVLGFADQSHLGRWFKRAYQLTPADYRKRCSNLPD, encoded by the coding sequence GTGGATAAACGCAACTGGATCGAGCTGTCCCAGGATGTCGACACCGGGATTGAATCGATTCGTGCCCATTTTCAGGGGCATGCCTATGACCCGCACTGGCATGACAGTTTTCTGGTCGGCGTGACCGAGCAAGGTGTGCAGCAATTCAATTGCCGCCGCGTGCGCCACCGCAGTACGCCGGGCCAGGTCTTTTTGCTGGAACCGGGGGAAATCCACGACGGTCAGGCCCCCACGGACGACGGGTTCACCTATTCGATGCTGTACCTTGATCCGCACTGGCTGGAGCGCGAACTGCACGCGTTGTTCGAAGACGCCCCGGCCAACACTCAACCCGGTTTTGCCGATACCTTGAGCCAGGACCCGCGCCTGTCCACGGCGATCAATCAGGCCTTCCACGCCCTGCATGACGGCGACTTGCGCATCGTCCGCCAGACAGCCATCGACAGCCTGTTGGCTTCGCTCACCCGCCATCTCGACTGGCGCAAGCGCCAGGATTTCGATCCGCGCCTGCCGCTGGTGGCCCAAGTGGCCCGGGATTACCTGCATGCCCACGCCTTTGATGACATCGGCCTGGATCAACTGGCCAACGCCTGCAAGGTCGATCGCTTCCGTTTGACCCGCGCCTTCAAGGCCGCTTTTGGGCTGGCGCCGCACGCTTATCTGATCCAGTTGCGCCTGGCCAAGGCGCGTCAGTTGCTGGCCCGTGGCGAGTCGCCGGCGCAGGTCGCCAGCGTGCTCGGCTTCGCCGATCAAAGCCACCTGGGCCGCTGGTTCAAGCGCGCCTACCAACTGACGCCAGCGGACTACCGCAAGCGCTGCTCAAACCTTCCAGACTGA
- a CDS encoding LysE family translocator, which yields MASLLPFLLFAFVASITPGPTNILVLSHSSRRGLSATLPIIFGACAAAALIVLVVGLGAGETLSRLPRVQQAMAWAGVLWLSWLAWQIFRSAPPALDSTEAQDEGFSVLGAAMLQLVNPKVWMMAVAVVSVFVGGGDKTVRLLVLSLAFLLVSLPCMTFWALLGVGSARLFGSPQAFKRMNAVLALLLLLSAWLTVLL from the coding sequence ATGGCGTCATTGCTGCCCTTTCTACTGTTTGCTTTCGTGGCTTCGATCACTCCGGGGCCGACCAATATTCTGGTGTTGAGCCACAGTTCGCGTCGGGGACTGAGCGCGACATTGCCGATCATTTTCGGGGCCTGCGCGGCGGCGGCATTGATCGTGTTGGTGGTCGGGCTCGGCGCCGGCGAAACCCTGTCGCGTTTGCCCCGCGTCCAACAAGCCATGGCCTGGGCGGGCGTGCTCTGGTTGAGTTGGCTGGCGTGGCAGATCTTCCGCAGTGCGCCCCCGGCCCTGGACTCGACCGAAGCACAAGATGAAGGGTTCAGCGTACTCGGTGCGGCGATGTTGCAACTGGTCAATCCCAAGGTGTGGATGATGGCCGTGGCAGTGGTCAGTGTGTTTGTCGGTGGTGGTGACAAGACCGTGCGCTTGCTGGTGCTGTCGCTGGCATTTCTGCTGGTGTCGTTGCCCTGCATGACGTTCTGGGCGCTGCTTGGCGTCGGCAGTGCACGGCTGTTCGGCAGCCCACAGGCGTTCAAGCGCATGAATGCGGTATTGGCGCTGTTGCTGCTGCTTTCCGCCTGGCTGACGGTCCTGCTCTGA
- a CDS encoding AraC family transcriptional regulator: protein MQSAFSMLSQGRPQTLEELVAGAALLLPMLDVIPSAVIFIKDLQARYVLANRTLVQRCGLKDLRPLLGKTSAQVFPAQLGPGYTEQDRKVLEEGFVLEDQLELHLYGSREPGWCLTHKHPLYNRDGLIIGLAGISVDLQSASETHPAFERLAAVDEHIRSHFNRRVTLGELTRIAGISVAQLERYCKRVFHLTPRQMIQKVRLEHAHRLLHTDLPITDVALQCGYTDHSAFTRQFKASTGFTPREYRQATSR from the coding sequence ATGCAGAGTGCGTTTTCGATGTTGTCGCAAGGCCGCCCGCAAACCCTGGAAGAACTGGTAGCCGGCGCCGCGCTGCTGTTGCCGATGCTCGACGTGATCCCCAGTGCGGTGATTTTCATCAAGGATCTGCAGGCGCGTTATGTCCTCGCCAATCGCACATTGGTGCAGCGCTGTGGCTTGAAGGATTTACGCCCGTTGCTGGGGAAAACCAGCGCGCAGGTGTTCCCCGCGCAACTCGGGCCGGGGTACACCGAGCAGGATCGCAAGGTGCTGGAGGAGGGCTTTGTGCTGGAGGATCAGCTGGAACTGCACCTGTACGGCAGTCGTGAACCGGGTTGGTGCCTGACCCACAAGCACCCGTTGTACAACCGCGACGGGCTGATCATCGGGCTGGCGGGTATCTCGGTCGATCTGCAATCGGCCAGTGAAACGCATCCGGCATTCGAGCGCCTGGCCGCAGTCGACGAGCATATTCGCAGCCACTTCAATCGCCGCGTCACGTTGGGCGAATTGACGCGAATCGCCGGTATTTCGGTGGCGCAACTGGAGCGCTACTGCAAGCGCGTCTTTCACCTGACGCCACGACAGATGATTCAGAAGGTGCGCCTGGAACACGCCCATCGCTTGCTGCACACCGATTTGCCGATCACCGACGTGGCGCTGCAATGCGGTTACACCGACCACAGTGCCTTCACCCGCCAGTTCAAGGCCTCCACCGGCTTCACCCCCCGCGAATATCGCCAGGCGACATCGCGCTGA